In the Epinephelus fuscoguttatus linkage group LG10, E.fuscoguttatus.final_Chr_v1 genome, GTACCCTTTGCACCCACTGTCCCGCAGGTGAAACTTTCACTGGTGATCTATAACAATTTGCAGCTCTCTCCCGGGTTCGGCCTGAATTGGACGAAGTAAAAACCAAAAGGAATTCCAAACAGATTCCTTCTCTAACATATGGAGGGACTGAGGACCTCCCGACATTTGGAAATAATTAGGTTTCATCTCCTCTTTAGGTCTTAACTTTAGCTTTATCTCACGACTCAATCACACAATGCTTTCAGAACAAGCTCAACTGCAGCTATCAACTCTATCTAGATAAATTATGCATCTATTTAACTGTTAAAGAAGACTGCTAAGGCCAAATAAGACCGTTTCAGTCTTTACTGCATAACATGACACCATTGCACTGTAAAGGCTTGCCAGTCATGAGTCTGAACCAGTGACCCCTGGGTCATATGTTAAGTGTTGAGAACAGCAGCTCCACACAACCACACTAAATATCAATATGGAACATTCCTTAGTTAAAATGGGGAGCGCGCGAAGCAACGTCACGCAAGACACTGACAAAGAGTGTGTTAGATAGGAGGCTGGAGCAGAGGGAGGCTTTGTTTAAGAAAAGAAGGGCGGTCTAATAGTGAAAAAGGCGTGAATTCAGCTCAAACTAATTCTGCTTGACAGCTAATAGAGCTGGCCCACTCAAGTGTGTGTGCTCCCAGAGCACCAACATATCTGCAGTTATTCCTGACCTCACACACTGAAGGAACAGAGACAGATAACATGGAGTTCGGCAATGTAGACTGTGACGGCACACTGGCCTCTGTTATCAGACCACCACTGCCTCAGATTGAGTTGACATTAAATGGTAAACATATGATACAACATCTAAGATACAGCCCTAACAACTGATAAATGTTGAGTCTGCACATTTGGAATTGATTACTATCACTTCTTTAATGTAGGGCTGTGCATTTAATCAATATTAAATCAATACTGTGATATGAGAATAGACATAATCTTCTATTTTGGATATAGtattgtaagtgttgtcttttcctggttgtaaaggctgcattacagaaAAGTGATGTAACTTTATCAACTTACCAGACTTTTATAGCTgttattatttgcctttacttgagatgtaccgataccacttcTTCCTTCCAGATActgattccgatccctgaaccttaggtatctgccaaTAGCGAGTATCGATCCGACACCAgcacgtaaaataaaaatggatgggatatgaattgttgtatgtctcaactcctaaaactctgtgtaaaatattaagaaataaatacgtaatagtagaatgaacgccataaaactgtttttttattattattatccagtgttgacacagatcaagacacaggttaaagtgcagccccACAATttaaggctacagtagaatgctttttaaactccacTTCGTTTCtgtttcgtttgcctgtagcgtgcgtatgcgtaatgacgtgaggcattacgtggtattgGACTGGTCGTAGGCTGTACTCACCGAtgccgcattttaggcagtatcagaggcatttccgatactggtatcggtacaactctagcCTTTACCCACTTTGTAAGAACAATGTTGTGATTTCTTACTCCTCTACATCGCCTGGCCCTGATTTACAGATCCAGTGTGATGGATTGAGTGTTGAGCAGTTAGGCTGCAggactgaaacttctcctgtttgCTAAGGACGTagaactacggtggccaatgcataaaagcaaaaaacacaaatggccctgtcAAAAGCCAGAGCCTTATTtccgctctgggctactgtaggaacaACATGGCAAGCACCATGTACATAAACagttcattttaaggtaacagaaacacaatacTTCTTTTgaagtgaaaataaaactaatgaaaacatagttattggATTTATATAGAATTTCTGCCAATAGGTGCCCCTGagtcctccacactggacctttaagttgtTATTACTGATCAGCAAATTAATGACATTAAAGGAAGTGGACAGCAATCAGACACATGTAGAGCAGGTTGCTGAAACAAGTGTGGGTGAGATGTGAGTGCATTATGTGAGGAAACACCTTCCAGCTGAACTTGGGAGGAACCTCCAGCTTTTGCTCTCAGAGTTTTTCCTCATGGAAGTAATTTCATGAAGGTGGTCACCGCTTTCCCAGATTCAAAATACCCTCACGACTAATCTTTTGTGCTTATTCTGTAACCGAGACATGCTATGGCTAGGACAAGACAGGCTAATGCTGTGCACAGTATTGTTCGTGGGTGAACCCACGCCACACCCAAAGCACTCCCCGGAGGGCAACTGTGCAGCAGGGGTTCACCGCCAATGAGCTATCCAGAGCAGGACGCCTGCAGTGGGTTTGGCTGTCGGACTAGCAGCACAAACGGGACATTAAGTCCCCAGTCTGGCTCCACAGAAGCTAACCGTGTAGCCACTACAGtcaacaaagtaaaactgagaGAGAGGAATCATAAAATGCTAACTCACTGACTCTCACCACTCTTTTCTCAGAGCTTTCCACATTAGCGTGCTGCAGTTCTTGCTAGCCTGATTCGTTAGCTGAGTTAGCTTCGTGAGGGAGCGCATGATTTATTATTAGCATTATATCAAACTCCTCGGTGCTGCTGCTCAGCGTGGGGTGGGGAGACCGTGTCTTCACGTGGGCGGAGGAGAAGATAAAAAgctggttgaaataaacccgaGCACCCAGCTACTGATAGTCTGCAGTGCGATAAAATAAGCCAAGTATTATCGTTTCCCTCGCATCTTCTTGTCCCCTCCTGTTGATGGATGCCGATCTACTTTGATAACGGAGCATCCTGcgtgtgaaaacaaacacatccaAAGCGTTCGTGAGGCTTAACGTTACGTTAGCTAGCTGCCTCGACGGCTGAGGAGGGATTTTCTACATGATGTCGCAAACGATCAGAAACTTTGACTCACACTGGTCTTGAACTCACCGAAGTGAAGCCGTtatcttcttccttccttcGATATTCCAGCGGGTTCATCAGAAAGCAGCAGACAGCTAACAGTTTGGAGGCTAACGCTCAGGACACGACGATGCGCCTCGCAACAGCTGTGTTCTGTTTTGAATGAGGGCTGAGGAGGCGCACGGCTGACGGGCGGAGCTAGTCcgcccatcatcatcatcctcctcctcctcctcacaccgGCGGCTCAGCTCAcctccacatacacactgacCTTTTGTCTGCGTCTGTGTTATGTACAGGTTGCTGATACGGTGGGGTATAATGTTGACACATGGGGGAGCATACCCGGTGCCCACCTATTGTGATGAGTCCAGGATTAAGCGCCGTGTGAGATTTGAAAAGGTTGGCGCAAAGTTCATGTGTTTGATTCTGACGCCATCTTGTGGTCCGACCACAGCTGTGCCCGCACCAGTATGAACATGTTTCAGGACATGACCTGGTGTTAAGGGTCACAACATTTACTGTCTCCATTGACCCTGTGAAACCTGGAGCGAGTACTGAAATATTTAAACCCTGAGCAAATGGTGTGATTTCTTCCAAAAACATGAGGAAAATGGCAACGAGTCTGTTTAGGAGATgccccacaaattgcaaaaaaatattaatagattagaaaatagaaaattagggggaaaaaaattattaaaaaaactgGGGGGATGATAAGAAAAAAGGTAGGGGaaaaatatcattattattattattattattgttgttgttatttattttaaaattatatgtgtgtttgtatgtcttTTTAAATGGACCTTGAGTTTATCAGTAAAGctatctattattattattattattaatagaaTCAAATATtagaaataataattattatatccAAAGGACAGGGGGATGCcatatgttgtaaagccctctgaggcaaattgtgatttgtgatattgggctttataaataaaattgattgattgaaattgatattttaatattagaaataaaagagaaaattaaaagcaaaaaaaattgcttaaaaaaagaaaaagagacatttctctcataataataatttattacattttaaaattatgttgcaaaattattgtaatttttaagtTCTCTTTttaggtcatttccttgtttgattgtttttaactttttctctttatgtctttcttttttttattaatttttaattctaattttcttgcttttaattttctctttttactaatttcttgcaaatGTTTGGGGTCATTTCTCCTTtggttgctcattgccttcccatgtttttaaaataaatcaagcTATTTTTTTAGGTTTCACAGGGTTAATTAATTCcttatattttctttaaaatgcaTCAAATATTTATGGCGAGTGACTTAAATTACAGACCAAGGTGTTCTTTGttatataaatacaaataatgcttcttttacacacacacacacacacacacacacacacacatacacattactGTGTGCTTAGTGCAAAGTAGTTGACTCCTACACAAACGACAAACCATAAAATCGTTAAAAATATTccaaaaattatttaattatcttTAGGTCATGTTACACTCTCTCTGATTATAACTATTTATAACAGGAAGGACTACATTTCTCTAAGTGTTTTCATCATTGCATCGTGTATTCTGTCCCTGCAGCCATCCTGTTAGTTATTAGTTtctcatcttaaaaaaaaaaccctaaaattCCATTCAGACCAATTTCAGGAAGTGGCATGTTTTTTGAAGGAAACttggtccagtgtgaaggatttacaGAGTTATATTGGCAGATATTAAATGTTTCTTCAGTGTCTAATCACTTAAAAAAAGAACCAtggtttttgttaccttagaatgagttaGTATCTATATAGGGACCTGATCCTCATCCGTGGAGATCAGCATGttgtatgtttctacagtagcccagaagagacaaaccaaacactggctctagatagagccattcacatttttgtgtcagcccCTCCGTGACAAGGGTGTTGGAAAACAGattttatatgtttatacattttcaaaaactgttttattcagtgcttctaccagtttaaatcaccggctccatatatttttttgagaaatgagaattctcaccactagatgccactaaatcccccgaAATCTTACACGCCATGCCTTTAAAGGATTAAAGTAGAGTGAGCATAAACCTAACACATGCTCATGTCTTTCTGCAATGTTTCACGATTGTTACACTCTGACAGCGCCACCCTGTTGGGATTAATTAGGAAGAAAGTTggtctaataaaaaaaaaacaaactttaaaacatatttgatATAGTTAGAAAAGTGATGTTAATGTGTAGAAAGTTAACTATAGCACTCACGGAGCTAAGCCAAATTTTCCTCACTGATAAGTTTATGGACCAAAATTAACCCAGTCCAACCATAAGGATTAATATTTGGGTGCTCCAGTGTGGTCACTATGTTTTCTGACAATTATACATGTCACTATTCTTACTTAATACAAAAACCCAACAGTTCCAACATCAGCACTGTGTTTGCCTGCTTGATTTACATGTAGCCCCATCATTGTTACAGCTGAGCACTCAAGAGCTTCACAATTTGAGGCAGCTCATTCGACATGTTCCAAAAGGTTtgttcaaattaaataaaaataaattatgtgCCACACAAAACTAATAACATAtacaataaatatttataatGTTGTATAAAAAGGTTGGTGCACATGACAATGTGATGCTGATCTAAAGACAGAACACTGAGTTTAAAGCCTGTAAGCTTGTGCCTAATTTCTATACCACAAATATGGACCTTTAAAAGCCATTATTAATAATCAACTACTGAACATGAATCAagactcattttattttacattcacATTAATATACATTTGGCTTAAATCTACCAATACAAACAGTCAAGCAAACACTGCTCCCTGAATTTGTCAGTCTACACACTGTAAATGAGGCAAACACGTTTATTTCACCATTCATTTTTAAACGACACATCATCTCCTACCTCTGAAGCCCTGAACAGATTCTGCACACAATTACCTGTCCCCATAAACGACCTGACTGAGCACCATGTGTGtatgatatgatatatgatCATTTAACCAAGTGTGTCACATTCACTCCCCAAATTTGAGCTGCCTTTCCTTCTCTAAACTGTGCAGCTCCCTCGCTCGATTCTTCAGCTCCTCTGCTTTCTTCTCATCCTTCTCCGTACCATCCCCAAGTCTGTACATGCGACTTGCATTGGCGCAGCCCCACACATGTCCCAGCTCACAAGCCCTGTTAGCGTACTTCAAAGCTTGATTCATATCCGGCGCCAGTCCTTTGGCATTGCCCTCGATGTACAAAGCACTGAGGTTAAAGCAGGAAGGAGCGAAGCCACCAGCACAGGCTTTCTCGTAGTACTGCCGAGCTATAGTCGAGTCAGGTCCTCCTTCAATAGCTCGCCCATCATGGGCTAACAGACCAACGTTATGGCAGGCATCTATGGACTTCTTTCCCTTGGTATTGCAGGAGCGCATAAAGCAGGAGTAAGCAGTTTTCAGACACTCAGTCACTCCACCTGTTGGGAAGATTTCAAATACCTCACTTGAAAAAAAGAGTAGACATACTATAGCAAGAATCATTTTGAAGTGCTGCaaggatcaaaataaaaaaaaactcatttgAAGAATTTAAtattcatgtgttcacatgTTAACAATGTTCattagatatttttttattgaatgtATGGAAGCAAATAAGAAACATAAGTATTTAAATTGTAACAGCGACTGAATGTttaatattgaaatttaaacacCATTGAATTCACAGCACTGAGATATTTTACTTTGAAGAATTCTTATCTAcgaaaattaaatattaaacctATTGATTTGCAATTTCAAAAGCTGAATTTGAATATATCGTATTCAGCGTTCATAAATTCAGATCTAAAAGTTCAAATTTcagaattaaaaagaaaaaccaacAGATTTTTCAAcctaaattttcattttcatttgttttttcctgttcaTATAGTTTTCGATCTTAAGTTGAGGGGAGGTCCGTTGTATAAGCTTATAGCTTCTTGACCTCTCCTGTCACAtccttatttttttctattatttatcTGGATTCTGTGTAGTTTTTACTATGTgtgcaaataataaaataaacaaataaaataaaacaaactgaatTCGAGCAATCAACTTTAAGTGAGATGAATCTGTTTCTTGAAATTCTGAAACTTGAGCTTTTggatctgatttttttaaaaattgaagaaaaaaattagcttttgaagtttttaatttaacaaatttcatattttaatttcaaacaggtgaattcagaacaaATAAATTCAGTCATGGTTTTCTGATGTAAAATATTTCCATGCTGTGAATTCAGTGGTGTTTAAATTTCAATACTAAGTggttgttaaagggatagtgcacccaaaaatgtaaattcagccattatctactcacccatatgccgagggaggctcaggtgaagttttagagtcctcacatcacttgcagagatccaaggggagaggaggtagcaacacaactccacctaatggaggctgacggcgccccagattcaaacgtccaaaaacacatcattgaaaccacaaaatatctccatactgctcgtccatagtgatccaagtgtcctgaagccccgacataaaaagttgtttggaagaaTGTTATTTCAACTCTGTTCAGCTtagggttgggactcgttaggattttaatgattccgattccttacagattcctacattatattcattatacttgctatacttaaacaagtatataataaacacaaatgcaatcatacaaatacaaaaactttattctaactgttgcacagtacaattagatgaaaatacacatttgtgtgtggtgtgtatttcacatttagagcttgtatcatctccctgagaatatataacaacaaaaagtgattctctgatttctacagtaacactattacctcaaattaaccacggcaatgtaataaaaaaatacttatatgcattcatgcttgggcactgttatttacgtgacaacacctgaacagaacacacacacacattggctgtttgtttctaccgctcccctcgctggaagcggacctcccgccgccagcctccgccttgatcaaacactgaaaattaaataaaagagggagacaagttttcctattttattttatttgttatatttctacatctcccctcgctggaagcctcggacctcccgccgcccgctcccgtctcaaacacggtcgtctccctctccgctgagcacccacggcgcacgcccggcctgttaaatagcctgtaacaactgtgtgacacaaactcagtggtttagtaattaaataatgtcgggctcggtcgggTTCAGACataaaacagaatgactgttgGGTTCAGACAAAAATATGCAGCctgtgccgcactctaatggaaatgcacatgatgtttaatttttttttttttttcaatctaggaaccgtttgcaggaaccgttactccaaatgtgatggaaccggtTCCAGAACggaactttggacccggttTCAAAAAAGAACCGGGtccggatcccaaccctagTTCAGCtacagagctacaggctacaatgaggctaaaaacagagttcaaatgaggtttttccaaacaactttttatgtcggggcttcaggacacttggatcactatggacgagcagtatggagatattttgtggtttcaattatgtgttttttttcgacgtttgaatctggggcgccgtcagcctccattaggtggagttgtgttgctacctcctctctccttggatctctgcaagtgatgtgaggactctaaaacttcatctgagcctccctcggcatatgggtgagtagataatggctgaattttcatttttggctgcactatccctttaacatcaGAATACTTCTATTTGCTTCCATATAAAAGCTTCGTCAACAAATAAGTCAAAcaaaaaatgcccatcacaTACAAACTGTTGCCTTAAGATGCTTTTTTTAGTCTGACCAAATTTCCAAACGGTATTGAATTTATGATGATATGAAAAAAAGCAAGTAAATCCTCACATTagcaaatatttggcattttgaccTGATAATAATTAATCATTGATTCAATTATGCAGCTACTCATTTGAACTAATTAACACTAATTTCTATATAGCCCACATACTGTTGGGTTACAGACACTCCTCCAAGAGTGCATCATATTTCAAGCTTTCttcatgtatttttctttaCTAACTTTATCTTGCAAAGTCACCAGTAATGCCAATACAGTCATAAATGCGGTGGTTAAAAAGTGCATCCATTGCTTGTGCACTTCATGTCATAGCATTAGACCTACAGTTTTGTAACAGCTGTGTGACACATAATGCAATGTGACCACAAACATCAGCAGAATAAAATATGGACAGCAACAATCCACTCTGGTGTTTTACCTTTGCCTGTGACGTGGTATGCCCCCAGTTTATAGCAGCTCTCTCCATGTCCATATGTTTCACAGTTATGTTTCAGCACTTGTGCAGTAGATTCATAGTTCTTCTTCACACCCTCCAGGTAGTCTGCGAGCCTTTGGCACCCTGAGAAAAACACGTCACAGGAATAAACGACGTTAACACATGTCAAACATTAAGTCTCCATGTCCAACAGTGTTTCAGCACCACTGATCTGAGAACAGCGCAGCGGGCTTTACCTTCAGGATCCTTTTCTTTGTAACACTGGAAGCTGTACTCCACTCCCAAATTGTCCAAGAACTGTTTCACTTCATTTTCATCCTCAAAGTTTATAAGTCCAGCCATGTTTCTTGCACTTGTGCCTTCAAGCTTTGCTGTGATCGCATGTGCTGAAGGCTTAGCTGCACTGCATCCACGAGCACTTGTGACCTTGGTGAACGAGTTACTGAGCGATTATACAAAAGTGGGTGCTTCAGATAAAAATCTCAATAAAGATGGCGTCCGTTAACCGTCAAGGAAGTTGTTATCAAAGCGTGTGGTTGTTTTAATGACAGTTTTCCTTTaaagacagaagaagaacaCGGTCACGCTCGTCTTGTGGTGGTCGCTTCCTGGTTTTATAACTGTCCCTAGCAGGCTTCCGTAGTCCAGCCCCCTCTGCTGTTGCACTTCCAGTGTTCTGACCTTTGTTGGCTGTCAGCCTAGTCAAAAATAGACCCAGCTACTGGCTGTGAAAACGATATTCCCCTCCTGACTCCGCAGCTCACAGCTCCAGCCGCTACAGTGAATAGTCGATATCTTTTAAACATGGATTCCGCCACGGCAGCGAACAGCTTTCGACATTTGTGCACGGAGAGCGATTTTCCACCTCGGAGGCGACAACAAGTGAGCTAGCTGTCTGCTCGCTCGCTCGCTCGCTCGCCGCCCTCTCCTCCTCGTACCTGTGTTGTCAGACAGGTTAGCGTAAGTCTCGGACAGGTGAACGTTGCAAAGTGAAACGGCTAACAGCGGAGCCGCTCGGCAGCTAACCTTAGCTAGCTTAGCTTTATTTCTCGCCGTTTAGAAAGCGACACCAGTCTCGGTTGCATAAGCTAAAACATCTTTCAAGCCATGGCCTGTAGTTTCCTAAACACGGTGAGTTTCAGCTTTGCTTTCAGGTATTTTGTGTGACGTATGTGTTTTTATGAGCTCAGTCGCTGCGTCGCATTACGTAAAAATAGCATATGAACAAATTGGAGTGAATGCAACCGCAGCAACAAATCTCCCTTTTTGTTTCCAGGATGAGGCGTCTCCACCGGCTCTGACCGACCTGTGTCTGACCCATGTGAGCCAGAACCTggagtgtttctgtgtgaagCGTCCTGATGGCTCCCTGTGCTTCAGAGAGGCTGTGCTCTTCCCTCAGGAGCTCGCAGACCAGCTGCTGGCTAAGATGGCCACTGAAGGTAAACCTGGACCTCCAAAGACAGGTCATGCACAGGTGTAGATTCTGGGGGGGACTAAATATGTTGAACACGTGCATTTGTCCCCTTCTTGATAAAAACTGAGACACGACTTTTACActataaactgatgcagaaaggCACCAGTGGGtgctcagaattcaccagaatgcaggaattAAGGGGgtaatgctcaaaattttctggcagaggacttCCATACCCTGCGtttcatatcctcctgagacctaagcttttgtttggtttgcattTAAAATTTCTCCCAGCTATTTGGGAtaagtaggacctgataagtataaataAACATTGTCTTTTCACATCAGCAGCGTGTCAAGGGtctatattcaacttatcttgcattgaaacatgcattatgacaacttaataaggtttatgtttgtttttaaatgaagtgcaggagcctacaagtgttttgtttagtttgtctcagaggctccGCAGACTGAGGACTCCACAGCTccgctcagctgtctgctgctgcgaGAGAAgtgtccttcttcttcttcttcttcttcttcttgtgtaaccttgtgtgtattggcggttaatacagcattattaaaaaaaaaaagaaagaaagaaatagctcaaatgcgacccccagtggtaaaattaggtatataattcgATATATCGATTCGGTtaaatatttggctttaaatcaaaccgcACAAGCCTAGCCTTTATCATCAAAAGAGATGATAacaaagtcccagtgtccttcAACAAGCTGATTCAAATGAGCACTTTATAattaaagcgacacttaccCTTCTGGAAATTTtgcgcttttctttgtttaggttaaaatgctattaataagctgatggcacgcTAAAATggaagtgaattccaccagagataaaacctcataattgtaccattctcatatgattctaagaaaactccgaccaatcattgaTTGGCCgagtgtcctgtctgtcttccccacatgGAGGCgtccgactgacgtaaccgctcgGGTAgcagggttgcgtttgactgtgcaggacaggtaacattacgtttagtttgcttctaatataacatataacgttatatatgacaacacagcatccagtaactaatggctaatgttagcatactGTAGCGtcgcctctgaaacattaatgttatcttccttgtgcgtttccacttactagtaacgttaacactactatctaacgttagcactgtaaccttactctaaaactcatcagtcatcactgactctggtTGAGTTTTATAACTCCGGGGTTGATTGGCTTGGTTGTTACGCTACActcactctcctcttccgtgtgtCTAGCGTTACCATGCCAACGCCTActtctatcatagacgtaatggaggaggggggagtaggcctttggagggaggtggagttgtggatgttcaatttttttctaagtgctgtgtgagatgcaagaaaggtaagagttgctttaacagtgtcttagctcgTTATCATAGCTAAAAGTGGTGACATCTGTCggcatatcaaactacaaacattattaatcataaataaacaagtttcaaccatccactctgatcaggttttgtaccttgtccacgTTTGTGTTGGTGTCGGCTGCAGAtcgacttggcagagatggctgccatcttgtttttacatggattaatgTATTGTGGTTTAACTGCCACtggatggcacaaaaagtgtccacaaatgaggacaacaggcgTAAGCTAAGCAGAATGATGTAtaaggtccagtaaacccaaaatgtgatgtcctgatgaggacacagggtctcaggagggtaTGTGTGCCCCACCAGTGTTGAAATAAAACCTATGGTCCCTGCAGTCCTGAACAGGGCTAGCGATTCCTGAGCCTATAAACCCCCACAGTTAAGATCTGTAGTTTAGTTTTTACACTGTTAAATCACCTGTCGAACCTTTTAATACCAACCTGAATAACtcttgattaaaaacaaaaggaaatctAAACTTGCATACATCTCCTGGGTGACTTTCCAAAGCTGCTTCTATATCTTTCAAAAACTAAAGAACAGCCACTTAATCTGATGCCATGTTGTCACCTAAACCGTGCTGTTGGTAAACAGAGGCAGTATTGTGCAAGCCCTGCTCAGTCCTGCATGACGCCGCAGATTAAACTTAACTCGGGTTCATTCCACTGCAGGTCTGCTGAATGACAGCACAGTGGGTGTATTTCGGAACTGTGAATACCTGCGGCTGAGACGAGCCTGCGTCCGTACAGCACGAATCTCTGCAGAGGCCTTCCAGAAAGCCCTCTGTCCTCACAGGCTGTTGGAGCTGGACGCTGCCAGGGTC is a window encoding:
- the LOC125895960 gene encoding cytochrome c oxidase assembly factor 7 — protein: MAGLINFEDENEVKQFLDNLGVEYSFQCYKEKDPEGCQRLADYLEGVKKNYESTAQVLKHNCETYGHGESCYKLGAYHVTGKGGVTECLKTAYSCFMRSCNTKGKKSIDACHNVGLLAHDGRAIEGGPDSTIARQYYEKACAGGFAPSCFNLSALYIEGNAKGLAPDMNQALKYANRACELGHVWGCANASRMYRLGDGTEKDEKKAEELKNRARELHSLEKERQLKFGE